From the Myxococcaceae bacterium JPH2 genome, the window ACTTCCCGGGCAAGGCCATCTACCCCCAGGATGTCGTCGCCATCGGCTGTCAGACCGTGGCGAGGTATCAAGCCGGCACCTTCCACGCGCACAACATCTACACGGGCAAGCCGGACCTGTTCGCGAGCATCGTGCCCGGCTCCGAGGGCTACTACACGGCAGTGCTGGGGCGCTACGCCATCGCCATCGCGTCGAACCCCGACTACCCACCCACCCAAGACGCGCTCCCGCCGGTCTACACCTTGGGACGGCAGTTGCCGGGGAACATCCCGGATGTGACGGTGATCGGGCGCGACGGTGTTCCGCTCAAGAACCAGCGCATGCCGCAGGGCTCATCCATCAAGACCGAGGGGTTCCCGCCCATTTCCGAGCCGGTGACCCAGACGCATGCCATCATCCCGCTGGCGAGAACGCTCGGCATCAGCTCGAGCCGCTCGCTGAACGCCACCCTGGCGTTGGCGGAGCCGACCTTGAATCACCGCTGCGTCGCGCTCACGGCGCAGGGGAACGGGTTCCAATTCCAGTCGGCGGGGGTCTACTACGTCACGGTCCAGGTCATGACGCCTCCCGTGGCAGAGTCCGAGGACCCCTACACGGCGCAGGTCGCGCTCAAGAACGCCTCGACGGGCAACATCGAGATTCACGAGAGCGTGGCCACCGGGAAGGGCCGAGGCGGCATCATCCAGGTGAGCGGCATCATCTCGGTGGCGGACGCGAGAGAGACGTACATCGTTCGCTTTGCTCAGGACTCGGGCAGCTCGTATGACCTCGCGACCGACGCGCGCTGTTTCGTGCATGTCGTCCAGCTCCAGGCGGCGCCCGTCTCGGACCTCGCGTTGTCGCCGCTGAGCGCCCGCCACTACCAGTCCTTCATTCCGGCTCAACGCCTGTGGGCCTCGCATCAAGGGAAGGATGGCGGCTTCGTCATTCGCCTGGCGGACTCGTCCGCGAACCGGGCCGTGGAGATCAGCGGCTCGATGGGCCAGCTCCAGTTCCTCAGCGCCGGGCGGTACTTCATCCATGCATCGCTCGGGACCTCGTATCACCGGTCAACGGGAAGCAATCAGGCCGCGGCGATGCTGCAACTCGTCCGGGCCTATTGGGATCATCACAAGGTGGCCAATGCTCCGGTGCTGATGCAGCGGGTCGCGGCCGCGAACAACAGCATCACCGGCTACATCCACTTCTCGGGCTTCATCGAGGTGAACACCGATGACGTCTACTTCCTCCGCTTGGGGCTCTATCCGCTCGGAAGCGCCGAGTCCTTCGGCGTGGGTGGGGATACGTCGGATCGCCTCGACATCTTCAAGCTCGACGATCCGGATCCGTTGCAGGTGGCGCGTTACGACCTGACGACGATGAATGGCACCACCTACCTGCCATACACGAACAACATCCCAAGCGACCGGCTGCAGCGGTTGAACATGCCCCTGGAGAAGAACCGCTGCTTCACTCCGGTGGAGACGAAGTGGGGGCAGTCCCTTCAGTTCAATCTCCCTGGGAAGTACTGGGTGGTGGTCTCGCTGGGAATCCCGGTGACGAGCGGCCCGTTGTTCATGGCCAATCTGGAGTTGGACCAGGAGAACACGCCGCCCTCGCCCAATACGCCGCTGTTGGCGACGAGCATCTGCCCCACGGGGAACCTGGGCGAGCGGCAGGCGGGCTACATCCAGATGGAGGGCATGGTGGTCGTCACGGACGTCAGCAAGACCTACGCCTTGTTCCTCGTCCAGACGAGCGGCGAGACCGTCTCGGTGGGCGGAACCTCGTTCGACTTCATCCAGGCCTTCGCCATTGATGGAGACGTCTGACGGGGGCCCGCCAGCGATTGAGCGGGTTGGGCATTTTCGGCTGGCACGGTTCGCCATTCCCACGAGCCCCCGCAGCGGTGCTGCGGGGTAGGTGTCCACCCAGAGCACAGTCGATGTCCTGAGCCTCTTCGCGCCGCTTGCGATTGAGTGCGGACTGTGGGCAACACCCTTCCGCCAACTAGAGCGGAAGGGAATCTCGAATGACGAAACGAGTCTTCGTGGCCAGCGAGTTCGCGCCCCTGCGCACCGTGGTGGTCGCGCGCAGCCAGATTCGCATTTCGGACGCGGGCGTCATGTCCGAGGCGCAGCTCGAAGCGCGGCTGGCCATCCTGCCCGAGGCCGAGCGCGTGATTGCGCGTCGCCTGGTGGGGCGCGACCACGCCGAGGCCATGCCCGAGCGGCAGAAGGCTTGGGAGGGTGAGCGACTCGCGCTCCAGGCCGTCTTGGAGAAGCACGGCGTGCGAGTGCTGCTGCCGTCGCTGCTGACGGAGTCTCAGAAGGAGGCCGGCGGCAAGTACGGCTACAGCAACTCCTACGTGCGCGACCCCTGGTTCACGGTGGGGGACGTCGTCATCGAAGGCAGCCTGCGGAGCCTGCACCGCCGCCGCGAAGTGCTCCCGTGCCGGACCTTGTTCGCGCAGGAGGTCCTTCCGGCGGAGTGCAGCTACGTGGCCGTGCCGCAGCCCGATGCCGCGCCCATCGACGCGAAGGGCCCTCAGGTCGGCCCGTTCCTGGAGGGCGGGGACACGTTGGTGCTGGGCAAGCACGTGTTCGTGGGCCTCTCCGGGCTCGCCTCGTCGGAGTCCGGGGTGGCCTTCCTGCGCAAGCTGCTCGCGCCTCGGGGCTATGTGGTCGAGCCCGTGCGGCTCAAGAACAACTTCCTCCACCTCGACTGCGCGCTGGGGCTGGTGCGTCAGGGATTGCTTGTTGCGTGCCGCGAGGCGCTCGTCGACGGTCTCCCCGAGGTCCTGCGCGACTGGGAATGCATCGAGGTCACCGAGGATGAGGCCTCGCGGCTCGGGACCAACGGCCTGCCCATCTCTCCCGATGTCTACGTCACCGACCCTGTGTTCCAGCGCATCGGTGACGCCATCGCTCGGCATGGCGTGAAGGTCGAGTACGTGGACTTCACCATCTCCCGCTCGTTCGGTGGCGCATTCCGCTGCTCGACCCAGCCTCTATGGCGTGAGTAGCGCCAGCGTTCCGCGCTGCCGCGACCTCACGGGGCACTCCAGAAGGCTCCAGCCGTTCTCACGCGACGTGGGGCCGTGGGAAGCGAGATGGGCCAGCTCCTGCCCGTCAATTCCTTGCATGCGCGAGAAGGGAATTGTTTGTCACAAGCTCACGACGACGCGTCGTCCCTGGGTCGATATCGCACCCACTGTGACCCCAGTTTCTTGCGATCCGTGAAGACCTCCGAGTCTCCTCGCGCGAGCCTCGGAGTCCGGGGCGGCCCTGGAGAAATTGTGATACGAGGGGATTTTTACCGCGAACCGGAGGCTCGCTTTGAAGTTGTTTCGAGTATGTCTGACGTCGTTGCTGGTGGTGTTGGCCGCCTGTGGTGATGACTCATCGCCCGGAGTCACCCCAGACGCCGGCAGCCCCCGGCCCGACGCGAGCGTC encodes:
- a CDS encoding amidinotransferase, translated to MTKRVFVASEFAPLRTVVVARSQIRISDAGVMSEAQLEARLAILPEAERVIARRLVGRDHAEAMPERQKAWEGERLALQAVLEKHGVRVLLPSLLTESQKEAGGKYGYSNSYVRDPWFTVGDVVIEGSLRSLHRRREVLPCRTLFAQEVLPAECSYVAVPQPDAAPIDAKGPQVGPFLEGGDTLVLGKHVFVGLSGLASSESGVAFLRKLLAPRGYVVEPVRLKNNFLHLDCALGLVRQGLLVACREALVDGLPEVLRDWECIEVTEDEASRLGTNGLPISPDVYVTDPVFQRIGDAIARHGVKVEYVDFTISRSFGGAFRCSTQPLWRE